A region of the Acidobacteriota bacterium genome:
TCACAATTACGACTTCTCTTTGTAGAATAAGGATTTGTAGGACAGTGTACCTTGTTTCTGGTTGTCGAAACAACAAAAACTCTTCCGAACCAAAATGAAACAAGTATTCTGCCTTTGGATTATAAAGCTTTTGAACTTCACAAAGAAATTCATACGGTACGAAGGATTCAGAAAGGTTTGCGTGCAAACGCATCGGGAGAAGCCTCATTCGATTTACAATAAGATCATAAGACTTTCCTAGATGCTCTTTTGCTGTACAATATGCCCCTCCACCCCTAACGTCCTGATCCTACTTGCAGTCTAACAGTTGCTCGTAGTTTCGCTGAAGGCCTTCTCCCCGCAAAGGGGCTCGCTGTATTGAAGGGATAAGTGAGCTCTTCTGTGAGGGATGCCCCAGTTCTTCTCCTGTCCCGTCCTGTTGCAGTTGCAGTTGCAGTTGCAGTTGCAGGCCGGAGTTGACCGCTTGAGCCGCCAGGACCCGATGAGGATCACGCTGATTCCCGGAGACGGGATCGGCCCCGAAGTCACCCGCGCCGTCGTCAAGGTGCTGGCGGCCGCCGGCTTTTCGCCGGAGTGGGAAACGTTCTCGGCCGGCGCCGAGGCGGTCGCCGAACACGGCACGACGCTGCCGCCGGCGCTGCTCGAGTCGATCACGCGCAACAAGATCGCGCTCAAGGGGCCCATTGCGACGCCAGTCGGCAAGGGCTTCACCAGCGTCAACGTCGGCCTGCGCAAGGCGCTCGACCTCTACGCCAACCTGCGCCCGGTCTCGAACCTGCCATCGGTGCCGTCGCGCTTCCAGGGCGTGGACCTCATCATCGTCCGCGAGAACACCGAAGACCTGTACGCCGGGCTCGAGCACACGGTGGTGCCGGGCGTGGTGGAGAGCATCAAGATCATCACGGAAGTGGCCTCGACCCGGATCGCGGAGTTCGCGTTCGAGCAGGCCCGCCGGCGTGGCCGCAAGCGGGTGACCGCGATCCACAAGGCCAACATCATGAAACTCAGTGATGGCCTGTTCCTCGACTGCGCCCGCCAGGTCGCCGCGCGCTACCCCGAGATCGAGTTCGACGACCGCATTGTCGATGCGGCGTGCATGCACCTGGTGATGCATCCCGAACGCCTCGACGTGCTGCTGCTGCCCAACTTGTACGGCGACATCGTGTCGGATCTGTGCGCCGGGCTGGTCGGCGGGCTGGGCGTGGTGCCCGCCGCAAACCTGGGGCTGAACGGCGTCGGCGTCTTCGAGGCGGTCCACGGCAGCGCGCCCGACATTGCCGGCAAAGACATCGCCAACCCCACCGCGCTGCTGCTGTCGGCCGTGCTGATGTTGCAGCACCTGCAGCTGGACGCCAAGGCCGACGCCATCGTGAATGCCCTGAAAAAGGTGCTCGCCAGCGGCCACGTCACGCCCGATCTGGGCGGCACGGCAACC
Encoded here:
- a CDS encoding isocitrate/isopropylmalate dehydrogenase family protein, which translates into the protein MRITLIPGDGIGPEVTRAVVKVLAAAGFSPEWETFSAGAEAVAEHGTTLPPALLESITRNKIALKGPIATPVGKGFTSVNVGLRKALDLYANLRPVSNLPSVPSRFQGVDLIIVRENTEDLYAGLEHTVVPGVVESIKIITEVASTRIAEFAFEQARRRGRKRVTAIHKANIMKLSDGLFLDCARQVAARYPEIEFDDRIVDAACMHLVMHPERLDVLLLPNLYGDIVSDLCAGLVGGLGVVPAANLGLNGVGVFEAVHGSAPDIAGKDIANPTALLLSAVLMLQHLQLDAKADAIVNALKKVLASGHVTPDLGGTATTTSFADAIAHALSSK